The sequence CACGCGACATCCGCTTGCGCCTATCGGGTGACCCAGGGCAACAGCGCCACCATTTACATTCACCTTTGAAGGATCAAGGTTAAGTTCCTTAATAACCGCAACAGAGGAGCCACTGAATGCCTCATTAAGCTCAATGAGGTCTATTTTATCAAGGACAATGCCCTCTTTTTTAGCACATTTGGGTATGGCCCACATCGGGGCGACAAGGACATATTTCATGTCAATACCATATGAGGCCTGGGCACCTATGGTGGCAAGCACCTTACAGCCAAGTTCATTTGCCTTTTCACGTGACATTACAACAACAGCAGCAGCGCCGTCGCTTATTATTGAGGCATTACCTGCTGTGCCAACACCATCCTTTTTAAAGGCAGGCTTCATCTTTGAAAGGGCTTCAAAACTTGTTTCCCTTGGGCATTCATCCTCATCAAACATCTTTATATCACCCTTTTTCTGGGGTATGGGGACAGGCATGATCTCGTCTTTAAACCTGCCGGACTTTATGGCATTTACTGCCCTCCTGTATGACTCAACAGCAAAGCGGTCCTGATCTTCCCTTGAAACATTGTATTTTTCAGAGCACAGCTCATTTGACACGCCCATATGAAAATCATTAACTATATCCCACAGGCCGTCATGAACCATGTGGTCAATTAGCTGGCCATTGCCCATTCTGTAACCGGTGCGCGCCTTTTCAAGATAATAGGGGGCATAACTCATGTTCTCCATACCGCCAGCCACCACAACATCCGCATCACCTGCCTGTATAGCCTGCGCTGCAAGCATTACGGCCTTAAGTGATGAACCGCAAACCTTGTTTATAGTAAGGCTTTCCACCTCCCAGGGCATCCCTGCCTGCACAACAGCCTGTTTTGCCGGGTTCTGACCGTATCCGCACGGGAGCACGATCCCCATGATCGCCTCATTTACTACCTTCTTTTCTATCCCTGCCCTCTTTACCGCCTCTTCAATGACAAGGGCGCCAAGCTTTGTGGCGGGAATCTCGCTTAAAGAACCATTGAACGCGCCAAGGGCTGTCCTGACAGCGCTTACTATAACAACTTCCTTCATATCTTCTCTCCTTCTTATTTATTAAAACCATTTATTAATAGGCCGTTTTTTTACTAAACCTAATTCAATTTAACCTTGATAAGGTTAATATATATTCGTTTTAATTAGATATTTTAAGGCAGCGAGTATAAGGGATTAGGATAAAGGTGTCAATTATTGATTCAAATAAATTAAAGCTTGTTTATAAAAAACGGGACAGTGCCTTTAATATCATTCTGTTGCAATCAGTCAGGCCCTGCCCCGGTTGTTAGATTTGTTAAGCCCCTATATGGCCCTTTTTGCTATAAATGTTACAGGTGGAGGAGTTGTGCCATCCGGGCCAGCCGGCATTGTATAGGTCAATTTAATGGTATTTCCATAAAAGACACCTGTATAATTGGTGGTTGTCTTATTGCCCATAAAGTTGGTCTCTATAGAAAAAGAAAAATTATTGCCCTCAATTTTACCCTCTTTGATGAGCGATTTTTTATTTCCAAATCCTTTATTTATATATACCCCTGAAAGGGTTTCCCCCTCTTTTTTAAATTTATATGTGACGTCCATCGGCATAGGGTTCGGCCCGCCCATAGGAGGGATAGACCCTTCCCATGTGCCTTCTATGCCTGCATTAATGGCATCATCCTGCTCTTTCCAGTATGCTGCCTTTGCAGTATCAGGGGTAACGTTGAACATTCCTTCAGTATATATCCTGGTAAGTATCTTTGCAGATTTTTCATGGCCCATCTCTCCGGCATTTTCAAGCCATTTAAGGCATACATCAGATTCATATGTGCCGCCCCAGTTGTTAAAGCACATATACCCGACATTAAACATGGCTGATGTATCGCCCTTGTTTGCAAGTTCAATATTTAAATTAAAGGCAAGCATCTTTGCGGGTTCATGCCCCTTTTTGGCTGCTTTTGTTATTAAGTCAAGGCCTTTTGTGGCATTGACTTCAACTCCCTGACCATTTACATACATTACGCCAAGCATGGTCTGAGCCTCGACATTCTCCTGCTCTGCAAGGGGTGTTACTATTTCAATAGCCTTTGCATAATCCTGATTCTGGATTGCCGCTTTTGCATCCTCAATGGGGTCTGCAAATGAAGGGGAGGTAAATAGTGTGCATATAAGCAGGGTTAATAGGATGGTAAATAATGATTTCATTTTAAATCTCCTGTCATTCAAGTTCGATAAATACAAGGAATAAATACTGATGCAATATTCACATTAGTAATGATCCTGACCGGAACCAATATTTATCAACCTAAAATGGTTTTGTCTATAGAATATTTCAAATTGACTTACCACCATTTAGCCCATAAAATCAAAGCAAAAAAAGGGAAAACAGTATTAACCTATCAACCTAATTTTATGTTTTATGATCACTCTAACCCTTACCCATTCAACAGGAGTTTGTTCATATGTCGGAAGATAAAAATAATAAAAAAAATAAGATACCCCAAAAAGGGATCTCAAGACGTGATTTTCTGGTAACAGGGGGTACGGTTGCTGCCGGCACACTTATGACCGGCACAATGGTAAAGGCCGATGATAAAAAGGTCACCTATCCTGCATCCAAAGGCTACCTGGTTTATGACAGCAAAAAGTGTATCGGGTGCACAACATGCATGCTTGCCTGTTCACTTACCCATTACGGCGTGCAGAGCCTTTCACGTTCGCGCATCCAGATCATACAGGATTCATGGGGAAAATTTCCTGATGATATCAAGATGGCCCTTTGCAGGCAGTGCAAGGTCCCGGTCTGCGTCCAGAACTGCCCGGTAGGCGCCGCATTTATCGATACTGAAAATGGCAATGTAAGAAGGATAGATAGCAACAAATGTATCGGGTGCAAAAGCTGCATTGCCATGTGCCCGCAGCAGCCGCACCGCACTGTGTGGGTAGAGCTAAATGGTAAATGGAGATCATCCAAGTGTGACCTCTGCATAGACACCCCATTCTGGAATGAAAAGGGCGGCCCCGAGGGCAGGCAGGCATGTGTTGAGGCATGCCCCGTACAGGCCATCAAATTTGTATCAGAGATGCCTGATCAGAAGGAGACAGAGGGGTATGATGTAAACCTGAGGAATGACCACTGGTATAACCTGGGGCTGGTTGACAGGAGCGAGATGGTTCCAAAAATGAGCCTTGAATGGCCCAGCATGGAGGAGGGTGAGGAATGATGAAGGGAGGATATACAGGAAAGATACTTAGAATAAATCTTACCAGTAAGACAATAGGCAAGATAGATACAGAAAAATATTGGGAGTTCGGCGGAGGCCACGGTATGGGCTCTGCCATATTCTTTGATCTTGTGGGTGATCAGCTCCCCTTTGAGGCGTTTGATCCAAGGAACCTTATAATAATGATGACCTCCCCCTTTTCCGGCACATTCATGCCAGGCTCAGGCAGGTGCGAGGTGCAGGGGCTTGGGCCAATGCTCTATCCAATAGAGTGGTTCGGCCACAGTAACTTTGGCGGGAGGTTTACTGCCCAGCTTAAGTTTGCAGGCTGGGACGGCATTGTTGTTGAAGGAGCATCAAGTGAACCTGTGTGGATCAATATTGTTAATGACGATGTGAAGATCGAAAGTGCCAGAGGGATCTGGGGCATGGATACATGGGACACACAGCAGGAGATCGCCCGCCGTGTAATAACCGACACAAATTACAGATGGGGAGAATGGGCAGAATTAACTAAAAACCAGATGACCACCCAGGTGCCTGCTGTTGTATGCTGCGGCCCTGCGGGTGAGAATAAAAGCAGGCTGGGTGCGCTCCTTCACGGGCCGGGTTCACAGGCAGCCCTGTGCGGGTTTGGCGGGGTATTCGGGTCAAAGAACCTTAAGGCCATTAGCGCCATAGGCACTGGCGATATACCGATAGCCGACCCAAAAGCATTTATGGAGGCAAGACTGTGGTTCAGGAAATTCCAGTGGAATGCGGATAACCCCAGGGAGGCAGAGAGGTTTGGTAAAGGGGGGCCATACTCACTGATAAGCGGGCGCCCAAGTGGCGGTAATACTCTCAACCGTGAATTTCCCCTTACCCCTGCAAGGGCCGCAGCATGCGCATCATGCCCCAGGGGGTGCCGTATGCGTCTTGCTACAGGTGACACAAACGAATCGGTATGTGCAGGCACACTTACAATCAATGTGAACGGCTCTTTAAAATTTACGCGTCAGGGAGGAGACCTGATGCACAGGTATGGTCTGGGGCACTGGCAGCTCATGCCCCTTATGAGCTATGTTGATACACTCTATAAAAAAGGGATCCTTGGAAAGGGAAAAGAGATAGATACCAACCTTCCTTTTGATATGCCCGATAGTTTCACCTATGTTGAGGCACTTATGAGGCAGATAGCCACACGCGAGGGGATAGGTAATGACCTGGCAGAGGGTTGTGCAAGGTTTGCCAAAAAGATCGGCAGGTATGATGAGGATGTGAACAGCGGAGATCTCTCTCTTGCCTTCTGGGGAACAGCAGTACATTATGACCCTGTTATAGAGGCGGAATGGGGCTTTGCCTCTATACTTGGGGATCGTGATCTGATGCTTCACATGATGTCCAATTATCCACTCCACTGGATGGTCTTAACAGGAGACCCCTACCTTACCGCAGAAGATGCGGCAAAGCTCTACACTGATGCAATGGTGCCCTACCAGGGAGACCCGTTTATGATCGATCACAGCGAGGGGCCGACCGGGATATACTCAGACTCAAAGGTAAAGCAGGTTGCATGGATCAAGCACTATGAAAAATTCTGGGTCGGAGCAGGAGGCTTCTGCGGGTGGCGCTGGCCAATGTGCATAACCAACAATACTGAAGACAGGCGAGGCCCAACACCGGAGGCAGAACCCAGGTTCTGGAATGCGGTTACAGGGAACAACCTCACCTTTGCAGATTATATGGAACTGGGTCACAAGATATACACCCTTGACAGGGCCATATGGGTGCTGCAGGGAAGACACCGTGACATGGAGGTGTTCCCGGACTATATATACGACAAGCCTACCAGGGGCGAGGGTATGCCCATGTATATAGACGGCAAGTGGAAGTATGCCACAGGCGCAGGGCGAAAACTTGACAGAAAGAAAATGGAGGAGTTCAAGACAAAATTCTATAAGTTTGAGGGGTATAACCCGGAAAACGGCTATCCGACACGGGATACCCTTGAAAAGATGAACCTTGGCAAGGTGGCCGATGCACTTAAGAAAAAAGGGAGACTGGGCTGATAAATTTAAATCATCCTGCTTCACTCCCCAAGAAGCAGCGGTATCCAGGGCGCAGAGATAAATGCACGGGGTTCCAGTCCTTCTCCATATCCTCTCGCTCTGGATGCATTTTTGATGTTAGGGGAAAAGGTCTTTCCGCTGGGGTCAAGCAGGCCGTCTCTCCAGTTCAGATATTCCCAGAGATCGGAATACCTGTCTCCATCAGCATCACTGGTAGGAGAGGCAGTTTCAAGACTGTTGAAATGCATCATCTCCCAGTCATCGGCAATGCCGTCATTGTCACTGTCAACTATGGTACTGTTCGTGACACTGATAGTGATGTTGATGATATTGCCGGCCTTGTTATAAACATAACTGATCGAGCCGGCCCCGGCATACTCTACGCTTGTAAGACGGTCCAGGTCATCATAGGTGTAGGTTATGGTTTCTGAAGCCTGGCAAAGGATATGAAAACATAGGAATATCAATAACGATATTATCAATAATGAAATCTGTCTTTTTCTGATCATGGCTGTCACCTGATATTAATCCTCAAGAGAAAATGGAGGTAAAGTGAATTCATAGGGGTCTGGTCTGGGATTATCATTTTTAGTTGGAAATTTTTTTCTGTTCTGGTTGTAAAAACTGTTAGGGTCATCCATAAATTTCTGGATCTGTGCCCTTTCCGCCTCATCATTTGCCTCACCCGCAGGATTTGCAGACATAAAAGTGGGCAGCATGCCAGCGACCCTGGATGCCATACCTGCCGCCATTCCGGCCGCGTCATAAAAGGCATCGCCATACTCGCCGTTGTACAACCGCATCAGAAGCTGTCCTACCCCAGCTGCATTTCCATACTGCTTGTTGGATGTGCCGACGTTCCAAGCGGTGTTGATGACGCAAGGATCGGCCGGGCCTCTGCTCACCGGAGGTTCGTATTTCATGGTAGGTTCATTGTAAACCTTGTTGTCAAAATCCGCACCAGTCCTGGGAGCAACAGCGCCCTCCGCAGAGTACTGTGTAAGAAATCCAAACATGCCGTCCGGGTCAACCCAGTTAACCGGGTTGTTACGCGCATACTCCCTTGCATTGGCCGTCACACCCAGACCCATGGGGTCATTGGAGAGAAATGCCCGTGATACCGCGTCGTAGGTGCGTGAACGCATATAATAAAGACCTTCACCAAGGTCAATAACGCCGAAGGCACCCACAAAAGTAAAAGGATTGCTGTCTGTGTAGCCAGATGCCTTTTTGAGACCAAAGGGTAGATAACGATAGGTGGCAGTCACATTGCCTGCTGCATC is a genomic window of Desulfatiglans sp. containing:
- a CDS encoding acetyl-CoA C-acetyltransferase, whose amino-acid sequence is MKEVVIVSAVRTALGAFNGSLSEIPATKLGALVIEEAVKRAGIEKKVVNEAIMGIVLPCGYGQNPAKQAVVQAGMPWEVESLTINKVCGSSLKAVMLAAQAIQAGDADVVVAGGMENMSYAPYYLEKARTGYRMGNGQLIDHMVHDGLWDIVNDFHMGVSNELCSEKYNVSREDQDRFAVESYRRAVNAIKSGRFKDEIMPVPIPQKKGDIKMFDEDECPRETSFEALSKMKPAFKKDGVGTAGNASIISDGAAAVVVMSREKANELGCKVLATIGAQASYGIDMKYVLVAPMWAIPKCAKKEGIVLDKIDLIELNEAFSGSSVAVIKELNLDPSKVNVNGGAVALGHPIGASGCRVLVTLIHEMIKQDKKTGLASLCLGGGEAVALMVNR
- a CDS encoding sel1 repeat family protein, with protein sequence MKSLFTILLTLLICTLFTSPSFADPIEDAKAAIQNQDYAKAIEIVTPLAEQENVEAQTMLGVMYVNGQGVEVNATKGLDLITKAAKKGHEPAKMLAFNLNIELANKGDTSAMFNVGYMCFNNWGGTYESDVCLKWLENAGEMGHEKSAKILTRIYTEGMFNVTPDTAKAAYWKEQDDAINAGIEGTWEGSIPPMGGPNPMPMDVTYKFKKEGETLSGVYINKGFGNKKSLIKEGKIEGNNFSFSIETNFMGNKTTTNYTGVFYGNTIKLTYTMPAGPDGTTPPPVTFIAKRAI
- a CDS encoding 4Fe-4S dicluster domain-containing protein — translated: MSEDKNNKKNKIPQKGISRRDFLVTGGTVAAGTLMTGTMVKADDKKVTYPASKGYLVYDSKKCIGCTTCMLACSLTHYGVQSLSRSRIQIIQDSWGKFPDDIKMALCRQCKVPVCVQNCPVGAAFIDTENGNVRRIDSNKCIGCKSCIAMCPQQPHRTVWVELNGKWRSSKCDLCIDTPFWNEKGGPEGRQACVEACPVQAIKFVSEMPDQKETEGYDVNLRNDHWYNLGLVDRSEMVPKMSLEWPSMEEGEE
- a CDS encoding aldehyde:ferredoxin oxidoreductase, with product MMKGGYTGKILRINLTSKTIGKIDTEKYWEFGGGHGMGSAIFFDLVGDQLPFEAFDPRNLIIMMTSPFSGTFMPGSGRCEVQGLGPMLYPIEWFGHSNFGGRFTAQLKFAGWDGIVVEGASSEPVWINIVNDDVKIESARGIWGMDTWDTQQEIARRVITDTNYRWGEWAELTKNQMTTQVPAVVCCGPAGENKSRLGALLHGPGSQAALCGFGGVFGSKNLKAISAIGTGDIPIADPKAFMEARLWFRKFQWNADNPREAERFGKGGPYSLISGRPSGGNTLNREFPLTPARAAACASCPRGCRMRLATGDTNESVCAGTLTINVNGSLKFTRQGGDLMHRYGLGHWQLMPLMSYVDTLYKKGILGKGKEIDTNLPFDMPDSFTYVEALMRQIATREGIGNDLAEGCARFAKKIGRYDEDVNSGDLSLAFWGTAVHYDPVIEAEWGFASILGDRDLMLHMMSNYPLHWMVLTGDPYLTAEDAAKLYTDAMVPYQGDPFMIDHSEGPTGIYSDSKVKQVAWIKHYEKFWVGAGGFCGWRWPMCITNNTEDRRGPTPEAEPRFWNAVTGNNLTFADYMELGHKIYTLDRAIWVLQGRHRDMEVFPDYIYDKPTRGEGMPMYIDGKWKYATGAGRKLDRKKMEEFKTKFYKFEGYNPENGYPTRDTLEKMNLGKVADALKKKGRLG